The Eublepharis macularius isolate TG4126 chromosome 7, MPM_Emac_v1.0, whole genome shotgun sequence sequence TGCGCGTGGGACCGGGAGCGGACAGGCAGCGTCTCCGCCACGGGCGCCCCGCGGTCTCGCCTCCCCGAGGGGGTTAGGGCAGCGGCTGCAGAGGCGAGCCGGCGAACGCGGCGGTAGCCGGCTGAACGCCAGAGTCTCCTTCGCCGCTGCTGCTGCGGCAGCTCCCAGCGGACGAGGCGGAGCCCGGCGAGCCGGTGACGGACGCCTCCCCCAGCGCCGTCGAGGCCGCGGCTGCCAGCTGGAGGCGCCGGACGGCTTCCTTGATGAGGTTCCCGGAGAGGATGAGCTGCTCGAGGAGCCGGTGCGGGTCCTCTTCGTCGCCGGCCGGCAGCAGCGGGTGCCGCCGCGGCTTCTTTCTGCCTCCGGCGCTCCTCAGCCAGCCGCGGCCGCAGAGCTGCTTGGCCACCCGCGGGCTGCCTTTCTTGTccgacggcggcggcggcggggggtggcagcagcggcggccGCGGATGAGGCGGCGGGCGGTGCAGCGAGGCGAAGAAGCCGAGCCCCCTCGGGGCCGAGTAGGGTGCCGCGCGGTCCCGGCCGTGGTGCTTGGGCAGTCGGGGCGGCGGAGTCCGGTGCTGGGCGCTCAGCTGCAGCACCTCGCCCAACTTGGCCACCAGCGCGTCCACCTCCTTGGCGCCCACCTGGCTGCTCGGCAGGGACACGGCGCGCTCCAGCAGCAAGAAGCGCTCCCCGCCCGGTCGCCGGCACGGCATCGCAACCCCTCCGCTCGCCCTGCTTCCCGCTCGGCTCGGCACGCGCGGCTCCTCTACGTCGCCGGCCTCGACCAAGCCGCCGTCCGCTCTGTGGCGCGCTCGCTCCCAAACACTGTTGTGGG is a genomic window containing:
- the LOC129333876 gene encoding LOW QUALITY PROTEIN: GSK-3-binding protein-like (The sequence of the model RefSeq protein was modified relative to this genomic sequence to represent the inferred CDS: inserted 2 bases in 1 codon), translated to MPCRRPGGERFLLLERAVSLPSSQVGAKEVDALVAKLGEVLQLSAQHRTPPPRLPKHHGRDRAAPYSAPRGLGFFASLHRPPPHPRPPLLPXPPPPPPSDKKGSPRVAKQLCGRGWLRSAGGRKKPRRHPLLPAGDEEDPHRLLEQLILSGNLIKEAVRRLQLAAAASTALGEASVTGSPGSASSAGSCRSSSGEGDSGVQPATAAFAGSPLQPLP